In Candidatus Contubernalis alkalaceticus, the following proteins share a genomic window:
- a CDS encoding nitrilase-related carbon-nitrogen hydrolase translates to MKVTVCQTAPQLLDVKSNLEEIISKIHYAREKGSHLVVFPELALTGYFVGDRYHEAALRMDSKEIQTLKAASRGTAAVVGFIEESPSMNFYNSALVLIDGNIEFAYRKLNLPNYGVFDEGKIFANGKQIRTFELMGFHISVFICNDMWHPALPYLGITQKADIFLTLLNSSQGSMGSEFSNIETWGIINTFYSRIFGIYNICANRVGQEFIDGRCSNDLPVCSPGKTDNSSTEETDSSYRFWGGSEIVNPFGKTISKAQLYKTDEIEANISRELLRQKKILLPYVKNDDPYFTCRELSRILYKPNPGRQTL, encoded by the coding sequence TTGAAAGTAACCGTCTGTCAAACGGCACCGCAGCTGTTGGATGTAAAGAGCAATCTGGAAGAAATAATTAGTAAAATCCATTATGCCCGTGAAAAAGGCTCTCACCTGGTGGTATTCCCGGAATTAGCCTTAACCGGCTATTTTGTGGGAGATCGTTACCATGAAGCTGCTTTGCGAATGGACTCAAAGGAGATTCAAACCTTAAAAGCGGCTTCTAGAGGCACTGCTGCAGTAGTTGGATTTATTGAAGAATCACCCTCAATGAATTTTTATAATTCTGCCCTGGTGTTGATTGATGGGAATATTGAATTTGCCTATCGAAAACTAAATTTACCTAATTACGGTGTTTTTGATGAAGGTAAAATTTTTGCCAACGGCAAACAAATTCGTACCTTCGAGTTAATGGGCTTTCATATTTCTGTGTTTATTTGTAATGATATGTGGCACCCAGCTCTGCCTTACTTGGGTATTACACAGAAAGCCGATATTTTCTTAACCCTTCTTAATTCTTCTCAAGGTTCTATGGGGTCAGAATTTAGCAACATAGAAACCTGGGGCATTATAAACACTTTTTATTCCCGTATTTTTGGTATCTATAACATTTGTGCAAACCGGGTGGGGCAAGAGTTCATAGACGGCCGGTGCAGCAATGATTTACCAGTTTGTTCTCCGGGTAAGACTGACAATTCCTCCACAGAGGAAACGGACTCCTCTTATCGTTTTTGGGGCGGCAGCGAAATAGTAAATCCTTTTGGTAAAACTATAAGCAAGGCTCAGCTTTACAAAACCGATGAAATAGAAGCCAATATCTCCCGAGAGTTATTGCGTCAAAAAAAGATTTTACTGCCTTATGTTAAAAATGATGATCCCTATTTCACCTGTCGTGAGCTGTCCCGTATACTATATAAGCCAAATCCAGGCAGACAAACACTCTGA
- a CDS encoding quaternary amine ABC transporter ATP-binding protein produces MAKISVKHLTKIFGNNPTKALALMDQGIPKDEILNKTGQAVGIKDVSFEIEEGETFVVMGLSGSGKSTLIRCLNRLIEPTRGKIFVGDDEVTAMNENELRLFRRNKQAMVFQQFALFPHRNILENTAYGLEIQNASNSDKADRAQKALELVGLKGWETNYPEQLSGGMQQRVGLARALAVNPEILLMDEAFSALDPLIRREMQDELLDLQQKMNKTIVFITHDLDEALKIGDRVALMKDGEVVQIDPPELILTNPADEYVAKFVEDVDLSKVLTAEGVMIHPKSVAFPKDGPRVALRKMKEQCINSLFVVNRARQLLGYVTAEDAAKAAERGEKELTGIIKNNSAKVSPETTLNELFEISAAAAIPIAVLDDEKKLLGIIIRGAILSALVKEAV; encoded by the coding sequence ATGGCTAAAATTTCGGTAAAACATCTTACTAAAATATTTGGCAATAACCCTACTAAAGCTTTAGCATTGATGGACCAGGGTATTCCAAAGGATGAAATATTAAATAAAACTGGACAAGCTGTGGGCATAAAGGATGTAAGTTTTGAAATTGAAGAAGGAGAAACTTTTGTGGTAATGGGGCTTTCCGGCAGCGGAAAGTCCACGCTAATTCGGTGTCTTAACCGTTTGATTGAACCTACTAGAGGCAAGATATTTGTGGGGGATGATGAAGTTACAGCCATGAACGAAAATGAACTTCGTTTGTTTCGCCGGAATAAGCAGGCTATGGTCTTCCAGCAGTTTGCTCTCTTTCCACACCGAAATATTCTTGAAAATACTGCGTACGGTTTGGAAATACAGAACGCCAGTAATTCTGATAAGGCCGATAGGGCTCAAAAGGCATTGGAGTTGGTGGGTCTAAAAGGGTGGGAAACAAATTATCCGGAACAATTGAGCGGAGGTATGCAGCAGAGGGTTGGTCTGGCCCGGGCTTTAGCAGTAAATCCAGAAATTCTTCTTATGGATGAGGCTTTCAGTGCGCTGGATCCCTTGATTCGACGGGAGATGCAGGACGAATTGTTGGATCTTCAGCAGAAAATGAACAAAACCATTGTATTTATAACCCATGACCTGGATGAAGCATTGAAGATAGGTGATAGGGTGGCATTAATGAAGGACGGGGAGGTGGTCCAGATTGATCCCCCTGAATTGATTCTTACCAACCCTGCCGACGAGTATGTGGCCAAATTTGTGGAGGATGTTGATTTATCAAAAGTCCTGACCGCCGAAGGGGTTATGATTCACCCCAAGAGCGTGGCTTTTCCTAAAGATGGCCCCAGGGTAGCGCTGCGAAAGATGAAGGAGCAGTGTATAAACAGCCTTTTTGTGGTAAACAGGGCTCGCCAGCTTTTGGGTTATGTTACGGCAGAGGATGCTGCTAAAGCTGCTGAGCGTGGGGAAAAGGAATTAACTGGGATTATTAAAAATAACTCAGCCAAAGTATCCCCCGAAACCACACTCAATGAGCTGTTTGAAATATCGGCTGCGGCAGCCATTCCCATAGCCGTATTAGACGATGAAAAAAAATTGCTGGGCATCATTATAAGAGGAGCTATTTTGTCAGCACTCGTTAAGGAGGCTGTATAA
- a CDS encoding ABC transporter permease translates to MYNPLDLIPRVPLGDWIDTFINWLLFHVGDFTRALATILRSAINSFNDGLMLIPPLLLIIFFSVIAWRMSNRSVGLFSFFGLVLIYNMGLWAASMETLAMVLLAATLSIVIGLPVGIVAARKELVHQIVWPILDLMQTMPAFVYLIPVIFFFRLGAVPAVMATVIFSMPPVIRLTGLGIQQVPRELVEASEAFGSTEWQKLVKVQLPLALPTIMAGVNQCIMLSLSMVVIAAMIGAGGLGGAVWRSIQRLDIGGGFESGLAVVVVAIVLDRVTQRVRKTNSSS, encoded by the coding sequence ATGTATAATCCCCTTGACCTGATTCCCAGAGTTCCTTTAGGAGATTGGATCGATACTTTTATTAATTGGCTCTTATTTCATGTTGGAGATTTTACCAGGGCTCTGGCAACAATACTAAGGTCTGCTATCAACAGTTTTAACGATGGGTTGATGTTGATTCCACCTCTTTTGCTGATAATATTTTTCAGCGTAATTGCCTGGCGTATGAGCAACCGTTCAGTGGGATTGTTTTCCTTTTTTGGGCTGGTTCTTATTTATAACATGGGTTTGTGGGCAGCTTCTATGGAAACTCTTGCCATGGTTCTTTTGGCCGCTACCTTATCCATTGTTATTGGACTTCCGGTAGGTATTGTTGCAGCTCGCAAAGAGCTGGTTCACCAAATAGTTTGGCCCATATTGGATCTTATGCAGACTATGCCGGCTTTTGTGTATTTGATTCCGGTAATATTTTTCTTCAGGCTGGGAGCTGTCCCGGCAGTTATGGCTACAGTAATTTTTTCCATGCCCCCGGTAATAAGGTTAACCGGTCTAGGTATTCAGCAGGTTCCCCGGGAGTTGGTGGAAGCATCCGAAGCTTTCGGCTCTACAGAGTGGCAAAAACTGGTTAAAGTACAGCTTCCTTTAGCTCTGCCCACCATTATGGCAGGGGTTAACCAGTGTATTATGCTCTCTCTATCCATGGTAGTTATTGCTGCCATGATTGGAGCAGGGGGGCTGGGAGGAGCAGTATGGCGCTCTATTCAGAGGCTGGATATAGGGGGCGGTTTTGAAAGCGGCCTGGCTGTAGTGGTGGTAGCCATTGTCCTGGATCGGGTTACTCAAAGAGTTAGAAAAACTAATTCAAGCAGTTAA
- a CDS encoding transposase, producing the protein MRVYDKEFKEEAIKLSGEVGPTVAAEKLGIPVTTLYTWRSNANRYGNMAIVGSGHKRVDPKTAEIRALEKQLKELEATNDILKRALAFFAMSQKK; encoded by the coding sequence ATGCGAGTATATGATAAAGAATTTAAAGAAGAAGCCATTAAGCTGTCCGGTGAAGTAGGTCCGACAGTAGCTGCTGAAAAGCTGGGAATTCCAGTCACTACTCTTTACACATGGCGAAGCAATGCAAATCGTTATGGAAATATGGCTATTGTCGGCAGTGGTCATAAGCGTGTAGATCCAAAAACCGCTGAAATCAGAGCATTAGAAAAACAACTCAAGGAACTTGAAGCAACCAATGATATTTTGAAAAGAGCCCTGGCTTTTTTCGCAATGAGCCAAAAGAAGTAG
- a CDS encoding IS3 family transposase: protein MEKTQGKSKHSIKTMCEVLGVSENGFYKWLKRQSRPYKYDALLAKILQIRADNPDYGAYRIYLHLQLFQDYKGSYYLILALCKKHHLMLKKKRHSKGITKADLAAQASENLIQQDFTAESPNEKWLSDITEIPTADGKLYVAAVMDCFDGSIVGLKMANHMRAELCVEAFTAGVKKHQAYGMIFHSDRGSQYTSTLFRQTLARYGAIQSMSNTGKCFDNARMESFFATLKKESIYKFKTETMKMETVKSIIFRFIEIYYNRKRIYTTNGGYPPLVKRSLYYQENLSQAG, encoded by the coding sequence CTGGAAAAAACCCAAGGAAAATCTAAGCACAGCATAAAGACCATGTGCGAGGTATTAGGGGTTAGTGAAAACGGATTTTATAAGTGGTTAAAAAGACAGTCCAGGCCCTACAAATATGATGCTCTTTTGGCAAAGATTCTTCAAATTCGTGCAGACAACCCGGACTATGGAGCGTATAGGATATATCTGCATTTACAACTTTTTCAGGACTATAAGGGCAGTTATTATCTAATCCTCGCGCTCTGTAAAAAACACCATCTAATGCTGAAGAAAAAACGTCACAGCAAGGGGATAACCAAGGCTGATCTTGCTGCACAAGCTAGTGAAAACCTGATCCAGCAAGACTTTACAGCTGAATCACCTAATGAAAAATGGCTGAGTGACATTACAGAAATTCCAACGGCTGACGGTAAGCTTTATGTAGCCGCCGTAATGGACTGTTTTGATGGAAGCATTGTCGGACTAAAAATGGCTAATCACATGCGCGCTGAGCTTTGCGTCGAAGCTTTTACAGCCGGTGTCAAAAAACATCAGGCATATGGTATGATTTTCCATTCAGACAGGGGGAGTCAATACACTAGCACACTTTTCCGTCAAACCCTTGCCCGATATGGAGCAATACAAAGCATGAGCAACACAGGTAAATGCTTTGACAACGCACGGATGGAGTCTTTTTTTGCCACACTGAAAAAAGAAAGCATCTACAAATTTAAAACTGAAACCATGAAAATGGAAACCGTCAAAAGCATCATATTTAGATTTATTGAAATCTACTACAACCGAAAAAGAATTTACACTACAAATGGAGGCTACCCACCCTTGGTCAAGCGTTCGCTCTATTATCAGGAAAACTTATCCCAGGCAGGGTAA